The stretch of DNA ATCGCCGCCAGCACCAACCCGACAAGGCCTGCAAGAATGAAGGCCACGCGCCACGGCGCCATCTCGCTCAAGCGACCCAGCGCATCGAACGCACCTCGGGGGCGGCCTCCAGCACGTAGCCGGTTAGAAGCGTCCCCAGACCGAAGGCGATCATGGATCCGAACATGTAAAGCGCCATGGCCTTGCCCCGACGTTTGGCCGGAAACAGGTCGGCGATCAGCGTGATCGCACAGGGTGCCATCACCGCCTCGCCCGTACCGATGAGCAGACGAGCGACGAACATCTGGGTGAAGTTTTCAGCAAGCCCCGTCGCCAGGGTGGCAGCGCTCCATACCGAAATTCCCGCGATCAGCAGCCATTTGCGGCTCACCACATCGGTCACAAGCCCCAGAGCCACACCCGCCAGCACATAGAACACCGAGAATGCGACACCTTGCAGAAGCGCGATCTGCATATCGGTAATCGACAGGTCGTGACGCACCGGGTCCACCACCAGGGACAGCATTCCGCGATCCATGGTGGAAATGATCTGCGCCAGGCAGAGCAGCACGACAATGCACCACGCCCCCAACATGCTGGTGGCGGCAGGCTGCGTGGTAACGTCAAGCCTTGGTTATCCGTAACTTTGGGTAGGATGGCGGTCATGGGGACTCCTTCACCGACTTTAATGTCTTGAAAGCAAGCCAATTGCATAGCCCCTCTGACTCTATATCCACTCTACGGAAACATCTGCCTCTGACGTTCCCGCCGCCCGTTCCCCGGTGGCATGGGCAAGGCTCGTTGCTATCTGCGGAGATCTCTCGATGAAACTGTTGGCGTTCCTGATGCAGACCGGCGGCCACATCGCCGGATGGCGGCACCCGCAAGCAGCCGAGAACGCGCTGTGCGATCTCGATTATTTCGTTTCTGCCGCACAAACGGCAGAGCGCGGCCTGTTCGATGCCGTGTTTTTCGCAGATTCGGTCGGCTATCCGGGATCGCGATCGGCAGATGCGTTTGCCGGGCAGGAGGCCCCGAAACTCGACCCGTTGATGCTGCTGTCCGCCCTCAGCGTCGCCACCCGCAACGTCGGCCTGATCGGCACGGCATCGACGACGTTCAACGAACCCTATCCCACGGCCCGGCGCTATGCCACGCTCGATCACCTGAGCGGTGGCCGTGCCGGATGGAACATCGTCACCTCGACGATGCCGAACGAGGCGCACAATCATTCGCTGGCGCAGTTACCTGCCCATGCCGACCGTTACCGCCGCGCTGCCGAATTCGTCGATGTTTCCCGCAACCTGTGGGACAGCTGGAGCGATGGCGCGGTGCTGTCCGACAAGACCAGCGGGAAATATGTCGATCCCGCCGGCATTTCCGCCATCGATCACGCTGGCGAATTCTTCTCCGTCGCCGGGCCGCTCAATGTCCCACGCTCACCGCAGGGCCATCCGGTACTGGTCCAGGCTGGCGCCTCGCCGGACGGCAAGGCTTTTGCGGCCCGCTACGCCGACGTAATCTTCACCTCGCACCCTACGATCGAGACCGCACTCGCCTTCCGGCAGGAAATGCATGACCTGCTTGCAGCACAGGGCCGCGCGAAGGATGCGCTCAAGGTGCTTCCCGCGATCACGCCCGTGATAGCCGACACGCGCGAGGAGGCACAGGCGCTCA from Novosphingobium sp. 9 encodes:
- a CDS encoding MFS transporter; translated protein: MLGAWCIVVLLCLAQIISTMDRGMLSLVVDPVRHDLSITDMQIALLQGVAFSVFYVLAGVALGLVTDVVSRKWLLIAGISVWSAATLATGLAENFTQMFVARLLIGTGEAVMAPCAITLIADLFPAKRRGKAMALYMFGSMIAFGLGTLLTGYVLEAAPEVRSMRWVA
- a CDS encoding LLM class flavin-dependent oxidoreductase; translation: MKLLAFLMQTGGHIAGWRHPQAAENALCDLDYFVSAAQTAERGLFDAVFFADSVGYPGSRSADAFAGQEAPKLDPLMLLSALSVATRNVGLIGTASTTFNEPYPTARRYATLDHLSGGRAGWNIVTSTMPNEAHNHSLAQLPAHADRYRRAAEFVDVSRNLWDSWSDGAVLSDKTSGKYVDPAGISAIDHAGEFFSVAGPLNVPRSPQGHPVLVQAGASPDGKAFAARYADVIFTSHPTIETALAFRQEMHDLLAAQGRAKDALKVLPAITPVIADTREEAQALKAELDALIPLPIAVNKLEQLLGGFDLSSADLDRPLPALPQAYLEGQNSTRDRVLEVAEKQRPSVRDLAMQMAAGRTSQSLVGTPQDIADSLAHWYESGAADGFVIAAPVLPVGLERFVDGVVPLLQQRGLFRRSYEGKTLRDNLGLPRPERIFDMLPDLYRKPEFW